In Lotus japonicus ecotype B-129 chromosome 5, LjGifu_v1.2, one genomic interval encodes:
- the LOC130720995 gene encoding uncharacterized protein LOC130720995 isoform X1 — translation MKHYQNPMVSERRKEQVMMGWTWTWVPNQRQRLRRWKKTRVLFAAFLCCISFFLFTPKIPRSLNHHRFADLRNLLGVPNTLNVITNFPFLVVGVLGLVLALEGGVFNISSQAEVWAWVLFYAGILGYAFGSTYYHLKPDNNRVLWDMLPMMVAYSSLFSSLVVERIGKCIGLCCMCALLLSAFICVIYERLCDDIRLCLMFQFILPLAIAAVSLVYRSNYTDSRYWLSSIVHVTGIYLLGKFVAVVDRKLYRVNNYVISGHSLEHLCLALIPFLLGVMLIYREPKLQRLGDSKDRPRRGGEKN, via the exons ATGAAGCACTACCAAAACCCAATGGTGAGTGAGAGAAGGAAAGAGCAAGTGATGATGGGTTGGACTTGGACTTGGGTGCCAAACCAAAGACAACGGTTGAGAAGATGGAAGAAAACTCGTGTATTGTTCGCAGCATTCCTCTGCTGCATctccttctttctcttcactCCCAAAATCCCACGTTCTCTCAACCACCATCGATTCGCAGACTTGCGCAATCTTCTCG GAGTGCCCAACACTTTGAATGTGATCACAAATTTCCCATTTTTGGTTGTGGGTGTTCTCGGCCTTGTTCTCGCTCTGGAAGGAGGTGTTTTCAACATAAG TTCTCAAGCAGAGGTATGGGCTTGGGTGCTGTTCTATGCTGGAATTCTTGGGTATGCTTTTGGCTCTACTTATTACCATTTGAAGCCCGACAACAATCGTGTGTTGTGGGACATGTTACCG ATGATGGTGGCATACTCCTCACTTTTCTCTAGTTTGGTTGTTGAGAGAATCGGCAAGTGCATTGGGTTGTGTTGTATGTGTGCACTCCTTTTGTCTGCCTTTATTTGTGTAATTTATGAACg ACTTTGCGATGATATTCGGCTCTGCCTGATGTTCCAGTTTATTCTTCCTCTAGCTATTGCAGCAGTATCATTAGTGTATCGCTCCAACTATACTGACTCAAGATATTGGCTTTCATCAATAG TTCATGTCACAGGGATTTATCTGCTAGGGAAATTTGTAGCTGTTGTGGACAGGAAACTGTACCGTGTAAATAACTACGTTATCAGTGGGCATTCTTTGGAACACTTGTGCTTAGCACTGATCCCATTTTTACTTGGTGTTATGCTTATCTACAGAGAACCAAAGCTTCAAAG ATTAGGAGATTCTAAAGATCGGCCACGGAGAGGTGGAGAAAAGAATTGA
- the LOC130720995 gene encoding uncharacterized protein LOC130720995 isoform X2, with the protein MKHYQNPMVSERRKEQVMMGWTWTWVPNQRQRLRRWKKTRVLFAAFLCCISFFLFTPKIPRSLNHHRFADLRNLLGVPNTLNVITNFPFLVVGVLGLVLALEGGVFNISSQAEVWAWVLFYAGILGYAFGSTYYHLKPDNNRVLWDMLPMMVAYSSLFSSLVVERIGKCIGLCCMCALLLSAFICVIYERLCDDIRLCLMFQFILPLAIAAVSLVYRSNYTDSRYWLSSIGIYLLGKFVAVVDRKLYRVNNYVISGHSLEHLCLALIPFLLGVMLIYREPKLQRLGDSKDRPRRGGEKN; encoded by the exons ATGAAGCACTACCAAAACCCAATGGTGAGTGAGAGAAGGAAAGAGCAAGTGATGATGGGTTGGACTTGGACTTGGGTGCCAAACCAAAGACAACGGTTGAGAAGATGGAAGAAAACTCGTGTATTGTTCGCAGCATTCCTCTGCTGCATctccttctttctcttcactCCCAAAATCCCACGTTCTCTCAACCACCATCGATTCGCAGACTTGCGCAATCTTCTCG GAGTGCCCAACACTTTGAATGTGATCACAAATTTCCCATTTTTGGTTGTGGGTGTTCTCGGCCTTGTTCTCGCTCTGGAAGGAGGTGTTTTCAACATAAG TTCTCAAGCAGAGGTATGGGCTTGGGTGCTGTTCTATGCTGGAATTCTTGGGTATGCTTTTGGCTCTACTTATTACCATTTGAAGCCCGACAACAATCGTGTGTTGTGGGACATGTTACCG ATGATGGTGGCATACTCCTCACTTTTCTCTAGTTTGGTTGTTGAGAGAATCGGCAAGTGCATTGGGTTGTGTTGTATGTGTGCACTCCTTTTGTCTGCCTTTATTTGTGTAATTTATGAACg ACTTTGCGATGATATTCGGCTCTGCCTGATGTTCCAGTTTATTCTTCCTCTAGCTATTGCAGCAGTATCATTAGTGTATCGCTCCAACTATACTGACTCAAGATATTGGCTTTCATCAATAG GGATTTATCTGCTAGGGAAATTTGTAGCTGTTGTGGACAGGAAACTGTACCGTGTAAATAACTACGTTATCAGTGGGCATTCTTTGGAACACTTGTGCTTAGCACTGATCCCATTTTTACTTGGTGTTATGCTTATCTACAGAGAACCAAAGCTTCAAAG ATTAGGAGATTCTAAAGATCGGCCACGGAGAGGTGGAGAAAAGAATTGA